CCCTAAGCTATTGTGCAAGTCTTCTCGTAATTTTTCTAAGCGTTGGGCTTCAATTTCGGATCGCTTGGGAATAGAAAGGAAATTCAGCCGTTGACGTAAACGCCCTTCAATTTGACGGAGGGTATGACGATCGCGCGGTAAACTTAAGCTAACCGCAATCCCTTCTTTTCCAGCGCGTCCAGTGCGTCCAATGCGATGAATATAAGTTTCGATATTATCAGGAAGATCGAAGTTAATCACATGGGAAAGATTTTCCACATCTAAGCCTCGCGCTGCAATATCAGTAGCCACCACTAAGCGCACTTGGTTATTCCGAAAGCGTTGCACTAAACGTTCCCGTTGAACTTGGCTTAAGTCGCCATGATATTCATCCACACTGTAGCCACTGGCTTGTAACTGCTGATTAATTTCGTTAGCCGTGCGTTTGGTACGAACAAAAATTAATGCTGATTCGGGGTCTTCTACCGCTAAAATTGGCTTAAGAGCTTGGATTTTATTCCAGCCTCGGGGAACTTTATACACCCGTTGTTGAATTTGTTTCGGGCTACCTTTGGGCTGTTGGATTTTCAGGCGCACCGGCTCATCCATAAACTGTTTAATCAAGTCTTGGATTTGTCGGGGCATGGTTGCGGAAAAGCAAGCGGTTTGTCGCTGTTCTGGCGCTTTACGGAGAATTTCTCGCACATCATCAATAAAGCCCATACTGAGCATTTCGTCGGCTTCGTCTAACACCACATAGCGTAGAGTCTCAAAACGAAGGGCTTTCCGATTGAGAAGGTCAATGATGCGCCCTGGGGTTCCCACGATCACTTGCACGCCACGCTTAAGCTGTTGGATTTGTCGATCAATGGACTGACCGCCATAGACGGTTAAAACCTTCAGAGCGCGATCGTGAGAAAAAGTTTTCATCGCGTCGGCTAC
This window of the Euhalothece natronophila Z-M001 genome carries:
- a CDS encoding DEAD/DEAH box helicase produces the protein MTISFQSLGISEARSKQLEKLGFEQPTDVQTQAIPEILKGKDVVGQSQTGTGKTAAFSLPILEQIDVEQTAVQALILTPTRELAQQVADAMKTFSHDRALKVLTVYGGQSIDRQIQQLKRGVQVIVGTPGRIIDLLNRKALRFETLRYVVLDEADEMLSMGFIDDVREILRKAPEQRQTACFSATMPRQIQDLIKQFMDEPVRLKIQQPKGSPKQIQQRVYKVPRGWNKIQALKPILAVEDPESALIFVRTKRTANEINQQLQASGYSVDEYHGDLSQVQRERLVQRFRNNQVRLVVATDIAARGLDVENLSHVINFDLPDNIETYIHRIGRTGRAGKEGIAVSLSLPRDRHTLRQIEGRLRQRLNFLSIPKRSEIEAQRLEKLREDLHNSLGGERMASFLPLVRELSDEYDPHAIAAAALQMIYDESRPNWLDENWQDPPSDSPKPKPRSKRGSNKPSIRSASAKRS